The Silurus meridionalis isolate SWU-2019-XX chromosome 6, ASM1480568v1, whole genome shotgun sequence genome contains the following window.
cacaccaccgtcaacaaacctaagtgaacatgtgagaGTAAGGGGACGACAgaatacaaatatcccagttcactgaacactctatatacatgatccctccagatctgctcatTTACAtaagaaaaacctactgataaaagacttgacttaataaatacattctaaacTCTGAGACTGTgcctgagtcccgaacactgattggaaggctgttccataactgtggggctttataagagaaagatctgtagtctttattatttgaggtaccaacaaatagcctacACCTTTtaatctaagtaggcatggcgGATCATATGGTGCAAAAGTTCACTCAGATGCTGCGCCGTTAAGTGTGCACAGCGTCTTCATTAATTGTTATTGGTTGTAAAACAATTTGTCTTAACAAATAATATGATCTATTACACATAGACTACTTTGTTCCATTCataaatagttaaaaacaaAGATAACTTTTGGTCTCTAGCACCTCCCAGTGGACACTAGTTGGAGTACTGTTGTTTTAAATAGTCAAAAAGGTTTTTAGTACAacttgttgttttatttatagagatATATTTTCTAGCTTTTTAAGTGttgtttttctaaataaaaaatgctcaaCAAGTAGCTTAAACCCTTAGTTGACAAATCATGCCAGTTatctgtttactgtttatagtAAACACAGACCACATGATCACACACTTGTCAGAAGGGAGAAGGTTCTGCCAAACAGGTAAGTTAGATTCTTGTGGTATATTGCAGCATGCTGTGTAATTAGTACTGAATTCAAGACATTTGAAAGTGAATATTTGTGCTTCAAATTTAGATTTGACATGGAATTATATCCTGTTGAATTAACAGCTATAAGCTCTCAGCCTGGTACAGTTCCTGATGGTAAATGGAGTACAGGACTGTGTGAATGTTGGGGGGACATGGGTGACTGTAAGTACTCTTCCTCTTCTAGTATGCCTTATATAGATAGAAATTGGGAAATCGGTTACACAGATGGTGTGCTCATAATTGTGTGTGGGTGCATGTGtacatgattgtgtgtgtatatgtgtaggtTGCTTTGCACTCTGGTGTTTGCCTGTGTTTGCATGTAAGACAAGCAGAGCTGCAGGAggatgtgtgtgtctgcctttacTGGATTGTGTGAGCTGTGTGCCTCCAGCGTCCCTCGCTATGCGTGCTGCAGTAAGAGAACGCTATGGCAtagaggtaacacacacacacacacacacacacacacacacacacacacacacacacaaacacaaccattattattaatgaaaccatactcaacatagagtataaaaccaaaatattactgtaaatgttttaaaggaaTTATGGTGTTTCAAAATTACATGAATCATCATAACACTAATAGGAacatttgctttgtttccacatggacggttttaaatgccggatgtgtgcatcatggcagttTTTGGTGCTTTATTTGAGACTTTTTATTTGAGGTGCATCACTAATAAAagtttagtaattaaaaattatttttccacCATGATTTTTTATTCtacttcttcttattcttctttataGGTAGTTTGCATTCTTCAGTAGAGCATTACTGCCATCTACTGTGGTAATGGACTTGAGACTTATATCCCTATTtcccagataaaaaaaaaactgccatgatgcacaaatcCGGCAAGTAAAActatccgtgtggaaacatagcacaagttccgtttggtgtcctgatgatttacataatttaaaacaccataattactttaaaacatgtccaagaatattttgtcttcatgctgtttgttgagtatggtttcactaataataaacatacaattgcataaagcatccTTATTTGTCCAttcccatgttgattagagtgtTAAAGCTTGCAAAGTATCAATTTAAGGtatatttagaacagataaaaatgtgcaattaagttgcaattaatcatgagttaactcattaCAATTATGAGATtaatctcatatatatatatatatatatatatatatatatatatatatatatatatacacacatatacacatgtgtatatatatatatatatatatatatatatatatatatatatatatatatatatatatatgcatatatatataaggcTATCAGACGA
Protein-coding sequences here:
- the LOC124387308 gene encoding PLAC8-like protein 1 isoform X2, translating into MPVICLLFIVNTDHMITHLSEGRRFCQTAISSQPGTVPDGKWSTGLCECWGDMGDCCFALWCLPVFACKTSRAAGGCVCLPLLDCVSCVPPASLAMRAAVRERYGIEGSLYSDCFYGCCCYPLSWCQISREIKRRAAALSNAHSSSRSSSSSKRWRVPLVHLSNAHLV
- the LOC124387308 gene encoding cornifelin homolog isoform X1, with amino-acid sequence MALKNKKSKGYTEGIYGISVNRTVVPFLSKHRPHDHTLVRREKVLPNRFDMELYPVELTAISSQPGTVPDGKWSTGLCECWGDMGDCCFALWCLPVFACKTSRAAGGCVCLPLLDCVSCVPPASLAMRAAVRERYGIEGSLYSDCFYGCCCYPLSWCQISREIKRRAAALSNAHSSSRSSSSSKRWRVPLVHLSNAHLV